One Argentina anserina chromosome 6, drPotAnse1.1, whole genome shotgun sequence genomic window, ATTAATTTGGTTAGACTTTGAGAGACCaatactttcattttttttccaaaaatgagGGTTACTTCGAGAGTTCATTGGCTAACATGATATATAGAGAAATTACTTGCGCTAAAGGGTCATAAGACTGGTTTAGGTTTTATAAGTGCAGATGTTCTGGAATCCCAAAGGTTCCTTGTGTTCAATCTTCCTGATCATGTTTTCTATGCCGATCCCGCCTGTTTAGAATCGAACAAAAGCCAATCGTTAAAGTAAACATTTAAATGTAGATAAGAAAAAACCAGTAAATTGTAAGCGACGGCGATGCATACCTAGTGTTAGTGAACTCACGAAAACTGTGAAAGCCAGGATAAAGATAATCAAAGAAGCTCTTCCTAATTTCTTAACCACCTTTCCGGCCACATGTTGCCCCGCAAATGCAGAAACAGTAGTTACAACAGCGAAGTAGAGAGCTAGAATAGAAGTTGCAGTGAAAAATGATATGTATCAGATTATAATGCCCTCATTCATGAATAACTTAGAGCTGAATGAATGGCTAAAAGAGTTACCATAAGGAACTGGGAACCGTTTAAGGAGATAGTATTCAACAACGGACATGGATGAAGAGAATGTCATAGCAAAGGTGGCTGTGGCACTTGATACCTATATGAAAGTTTTCAACACACGATTTAGGAGTTGATCAAGGCATCAGATACAACTTCAAAAAGAATGCATGGTTTCTACGAATGTGCATATTAGCTTAACACATACTTAAGGCTCATAATGAACTTGAATGTGAGTTGATCGATCACCTGAGGAGGGATTCCCATCTCCAAAAATATAGGACCCAACAGAAATGCTCCCCCAAGACCAAGTAAGCCACCAAGCATACCAGCTGCTATCCCACAGCCACAATAGGCAATTAGCTTGTACATTGAccatttcatattttcttctcCCTTCGATGCAATCACACTCCGCCCTTTGTAGAGATTCATTGCCTGATATGAAGTTACTCCCACGGCCACCGGAATCTGAAGTTCACAAAGAGagtgaagaaaaagaatcGTTAGAAGAGTCTTTTGTAGTTTATACATTTCCAGCAGCTAGTGAGTTTAACATTTTAAGACGAAGAGGATGGAAGGTACTACTTGTAAGATGTCTGTCAACCAGTATGTCACCGAACATTTTGTCTGATAACTCTGCCAATCAAGTGAATTTCAGTCAATAATCTGATTTGTTGGTGCATGTAAATCCAAATAAAAATCTTCTTATACATGTGCTACTAGAGTTGATTATAGAACCTTGGCAATCTGTAATCCAAGTATCATGAGCCAGACAGCAACTACAACCCCAAGTCCCTTCCAGCAAACATTATCAAGGATAGAAACCTAGGAACGTTCAGAAGTCAGTCCCAGAAGCTATACATAATATAGTTTGAGCTTCAGAGATCTAACCTGCACTCGTTTAGCTTTCTTCGCCTGTGTAAGGGTGTGGCCGTTTGGATCTCCTAAAGTACCTTTGGCTTCAACATCTTCAGTACCTTCCCCATTTGATGGGAACTGTCTTGAAGCACCCAGTATAGTCTAGAGGTAATAAAGTAAGGTGCAGTATCAGATAAATCAAGAATATATACCATAATGTATAATCAATCAGCAAAACAAGTGGGCAGAGTTGTAAGAGTACCTTTCTAGTCATAGTTTCTTTCTTCCATGCCTCAACACCCTTGTTAAATGACTTAGCTGAAACCCCTGCATATTATCACCAAGTTAGTGACCTCTCAGGCAAGTTTCAGAGGGCTGTAAAGAAGGGATAATTACATATCAGATACGTAAATGTCGTTACCTAGGAGGACCACGAATAGTAGAATAGTGATCATCCAATCCGAGAGAACCACATTCAATGAAACACCGATGCTGATTCCGAGCACCAACAATGGCTGGAAGAGAAGTGCCAAATCATAGTCAATGATGGGAAGCTCAAGTGTGGGATGCCTTTGCCTTAAGTTGTATAACACAGTAGCAGATGATGTTCCTGTGATCATACCTGAGTATCCAGAAACAAGCAACATTAAACATAATGTTGTCACACTGGTCAGAAGTAGAACACAAAAATTAGTCTTAAACTAGCCATTAACCAAAATATGTTATTCTGTGTAGTGTGTACTTACATTTGGATACTGCAATTGCTGACTTCTGATCAAAGCCAATGATGAGGGTGAGCATTGGAATGAAAAAGCCACCGCCACCAACACCTCCAACACTCCCAAATGCTGCCCCAAGGAATGCGATTATCGTACCCACCACAATTTTCCAATCAAATCTTATTTCCTGCAGCATGACATCTCTAAGAaagttaattt contains:
- the LOC126797140 gene encoding sulfite exporter TauE/SafE family protein 3-like; this encodes MPASKIWWGLIGLLVLLSISAVSASHKELEEPQQPSHPSDHHLLGTYKHLWPEIRFDWKIVVGTIIAFLGAAFGSVGGVGGGGFFIPMLTLIIGFDQKSAIAVSKCMITGTSSATVLYNLRQRHPTLELPIIDYDLALLFQPLLVLGISIGVSLNVVLSDWMITILLFVVLLGVSAKSFNKGVEAWKKETMTRKTILGASRQFPSNGEGTEDVEAKGTLGDPNGHTLTQAKKAKRVQVSILDNVCWKGLGVVVAVWLMILGLQIAKSYQTKCSVTYWLTDILQIPVAVGVTSYQAMNLYKGRSVIASKGEENMKWSMYKLIAYCGCGIAAGMLGGLLGLGGAFLLGPIFLEMGIPPQVSSATATFAMTFSSSMSVVEYYLLKRFPVPYALYFAVVTTVSAFAGQHVAGKVVKKLGRASLIIFILAFTVFVSSLTLGGIGIENMIRKIEHKEPLGFQNICTYKT